One Sediminicola sp. YIK13 DNA segment encodes these proteins:
- the hisIE gene encoding bifunctional phosphoribosyl-AMP cyclohydrolase/phosphoribosyl-ATP diphosphatase HisIE has translation MKIDFTKNSDGLVPAIIQDASTKNVLMLGYMNEEAYQKTMETKTVTFFSRTKNRLWTKGEESGNFLKLTNIQLDCDQDTLLVSVDPIGPTCHKGTDTCWGDKNVQAFGFISGLEDIIQNRKDQAEGKAPIEDGAKPSYVSSLFQKGINKVAQKVGEEAVEVVIEAKDNNDGLFLDESADLLFHYLILLQAKGFKLNDIVEVLKVRHNKS, from the coding sequence ATGAAAATAGATTTTACTAAAAATTCAGACGGTTTGGTACCGGCTATTATACAGGATGCAAGTACCAAGAATGTTTTAATGCTTGGCTACATGAACGAAGAAGCCTACCAAAAAACGATGGAAACCAAGACGGTAACCTTTTTTAGCCGTACCAAAAACAGACTGTGGACCAAAGGAGAGGAGAGTGGTAATTTCTTAAAACTTACTAATATTCAATTGGATTGTGATCAGGACACCCTCTTAGTCTCTGTAGATCCCATTGGACCTACTTGCCATAAGGGAACTGATACCTGTTGGGGCGATAAAAATGTACAGGCTTTTGGGTTTATTTCTGGCTTGGAAGATATCATCCAAAATAGAAAAGACCAAGCGGAAGGTAAAGCCCCCATTGAAGATGGAGCTAAACCTAGCTATGTCTCTTCTCTTTTTCAAAAAGGGATAAATAAGGTAGCTCAGAAAGTTGGTGAAGAGGCTGTGGAAGTGGTCATTGAGGCCAAAGACAATAATGATGGACTCTTCTTGGACGAAAGTGCCGATCTGTTGTTTCATTACCTGATACTTTTGCAGGCAAAAGGATTTAAATTGAATGACATTGTGGAAGTTTTAAAAGTTAGGCATAACAAATCCTAA
- the hisF gene encoding imidazole glycerol phosphate synthase subunit HisF → MLTKRIIPCLDIKNGRTVKGINFVDLRDAGDPVELAEIYAKTGADELVFLDISATEERRRTLADLVLRVAEKVNIPFTVGGGISSVEDVDILLQNGADKVSINSSAVKNPQLINDLVAKFGSQCIVVAIDAKEIDGEWIVHLVGGKVPTELNLFKWAKEVEQRGAGEILFTSMNHDGTKNGFANEALAKLSTELNIPIIASGGAGNMQHFTDTFIEGKADAALAASVFHFKEIDIKDLKEELKRNQIPVRL, encoded by the coding sequence ATGTTGACAAAACGTATTATTCCATGTTTGGATATAAAAAATGGACGCACGGTGAAGGGGATCAATTTCGTGGATCTGCGTGATGCCGGAGACCCAGTGGAACTGGCGGAGATATATGCAAAAACAGGAGCTGATGAATTGGTTTTCCTGGATATCTCGGCTACGGAAGAAAGGCGGAGAACCTTGGCCGATCTTGTTTTAAGGGTAGCGGAGAAAGTAAATATACCATTTACTGTGGGTGGCGGAATTTCTTCGGTAGAAGATGTAGATATCCTATTGCAAAATGGTGCCGATAAAGTTTCCATCAATTCCTCTGCCGTCAAAAACCCACAATTGATCAATGACCTGGTTGCCAAGTTTGGATCACAATGTATTGTGGTTGCTATAGATGCCAAAGAAATAGACGGGGAGTGGATTGTTCATTTGGTAGGGGGTAAAGTACCTACAGAACTTAATCTTTTTAAATGGGCAAAGGAAGTGGAGCAACGTGGTGCAGGCGAAATATTATTTACCTCCATGAACCATGATGGTACCAAAAATGGATTTGCAAATGAAGCCTTGGCCAAATTATCCACAGAACTTAATATTCCAATTATTGCCTCAGGAGGCGCGGGGAATATGCAGCACTTCACAGATACTTTTATAGAAGGAAAGGCAGATGCTGCTTTGGCTGCCAGTGTATTTCATTTTAAAGAAATTGATATTAAGGATTTAAAGGAAGAATTGAAAAGGAACCAGATTCCGGTACGCTTATAA
- the hisA gene encoding 1-(5-phosphoribosyl)-5-[(5-phosphoribosylamino)methylideneamino]imidazole-4-carboxamide isomerase — translation MRIIPAIDIIDGKCVRLSKGDYDTKKIYNEHPLEVAKEFEAHGIEYLHLVDLDGAKSKHIVNHKVLEQIASNTSLKIDFGGGLKTDEDLRIAFNSGAQQITGGSIAVKDRDTFINWIQKYGADKIILGADAKDEKVAVSGWLEDSKEELIPFIQTYLKEGISYVICTDISKDGMLEGPSFDLYSKIIRETGPKLKLIASGGISTFDELPKLAEMGCEGTIIGKAIYEGRISMKQLEEFILKST, via the coding sequence ATGAGAATAATACCAGCAATAGATATCATAGATGGTAAGTGCGTCCGCCTTTCAAAAGGGGATTATGATACCAAAAAAATATACAATGAACATCCTCTAGAGGTAGCCAAGGAGTTTGAGGCCCATGGTATCGAATATCTGCACTTGGTTGATTTGGATGGTGCAAAATCCAAACACATTGTAAACCATAAGGTCTTGGAGCAGATAGCTTCTAATACCTCCTTAAAAATAGATTTTGGTGGGGGACTTAAAACCGATGAAGATCTGCGTATAGCATTCAACAGCGGTGCCCAACAAATCACCGGCGGTAGCATTGCAGTTAAAGATAGGGACACCTTTATCAATTGGATACAAAAATATGGTGCCGATAAAATCATTCTTGGTGCGGATGCGAAAGACGAAAAGGTGGCTGTTTCCGGATGGTTGGAAGATTCCAAGGAAGAATTAATACCCTTTATCCAAACGTACCTCAAGGAGGGAATTTCCTATGTAATCTGTACAGATATTAGTAAGGACGGCATGTTGGAAGGTCCATCCTTTGATCTTTATTCAAAAATTATTAGAGAAACAGGGCCAAAACTTAAGCTCATAGCCAGTGGGGGAATTTCTACTTTTGATGAGCTGCCCAAACTGGCAGAAATGGGGTGTGAGGGAACAATTATTGGAAAAGCCATTTACGAAGGGCGTATTTCTATGAAGCAATTGGAGGAATTTATTTTAAAAAGCACCTAA
- a CDS encoding GNAT family N-acetyltransferase — protein METYISTNKEDLDIPKIHRYISEDSYWGKGRSLEDVQKTIDNSLCFGLYSETDEQLGFARVVTDFVVFAYMMDVIIFDSNQGKGLGNRLISRIMESDKLRNIKTFALKTKDAHLLYERFGFEKIGDSKLWMTKDKMVLL, from the coding sequence ATGGAAACGTATATATCTACCAACAAAGAAGACTTGGACATTCCTAAAATTCACCGATATATCAGTGAAGATTCTTATTGGGGAAAGGGAAGATCCCTGGAAGATGTACAGAAAACCATAGATAATTCATTATGCTTTGGTTTGTATTCAGAAACAGATGAACAATTGGGCTTTGCCAGGGTAGTTACTGATTTTGTCGTATTTGCCTATATGATGGATGTAATAATATTTGATAGTAACCAAGGTAAAGGTTTGGGGAATAGGCTAATATCACGAATAATGGAAAGTGATAAGTTAAGAAACATAAAGACCTTTGCGCTGAAGACAAAAGATGCCCATTTGCTCTACGAACGCTTTGGATTTGAAAAAATAGGAGATTCTAAACTTTGGATGACCAAAGACAAAATGGTCCTTTTATAA
- the hisH gene encoding imidazole glycerol phosphate synthase subunit HisH, translating to MKIVIINYGAGNIQSIKFAIKRLGYEAVLSDNVAEIKAADKVIFPGVGEASSAMKKLRDSKLDLIIPDLKQPVLGICLGMQLMCHSSEEGNTQGLGIFDVDVKKFSDQVKVPQIGWNQITDLKTSLFKDIPEMEHIYLVHSYYAPICSETIAVSEYDVPYSAALQKNNFYGTQFHPEKSSMIGEAILKNFLEVI from the coding sequence ATGAAAATAGTTATTATCAACTACGGTGCTGGAAATATTCAGAGTATCAAATTTGCAATAAAGCGCTTGGGCTACGAGGCCGTTCTAAGTGATAATGTGGCAGAAATAAAGGCTGCGGATAAAGTGATCTTCCCGGGAGTGGGAGAGGCCAGCAGCGCCATGAAAAAGCTTCGTGACAGTAAGTTGGACCTTATAATTCCAGACCTAAAACAACCGGTATTGGGAATATGCCTGGGGATGCAGTTGATGTGCCATTCTTCGGAAGAAGGAAATACCCAAGGTTTGGGGATTTTTGATGTAGATGTAAAGAAATTCTCAGATCAGGTAAAGGTGCCACAAATTGGGTGGAACCAAATTACCGATTTAAAAACATCATTATTCAAGGATATACCCGAAATGGAACATATTTACCTCGTACATAGTTATTATGCACCTATTTGTTCTGAAACGATTGCTGTATCCGAATATGATGTACCCTATAGCGCAGCCTTGCAGAAAAATAATTTTTATGGGACGCAATTTCACCCAGAAAAGAGCAGTATGATCGGTGAAGCAATCCTCAAAAATTTTCTAGAAGTTATTTGA
- the hisB gene encoding bifunctional histidinol-phosphatase/imidazoleglycerol-phosphate dehydratase HisB codes for MKKVLFIDRDGTIIKETVDEQIDAFDKMIFYPKAFTFLGKIAKELDYELVMITNQDGLGTDIFPEDTFWPVHNFILNSFENEGVVFDKVFLDRTFPHENAPTRKPGTGLLTEYFSDDYDLANSFVIGDRLTDMELAKNLGAKGIFINDNTNLGTGEITVKHEELNDVIALENNDWEKIYEFLKLKDRVFEINRKTNETDIFIKLNLDGTGKSSIKTGLDFFDHMLDQLARHGQMDLDIKVKGDLEVDEHHTIEDTAIALGEVFHKALGNKLGIERYGFCLPMDDCLAQVAIDFGGRNWLVWETEFRREMIGKMPTEMFFHFFKSFTDGAKANLNIKAEGTNEHHKIEAIFKAFAKAIKMAVKRDVEKMVLPSTKGVL; via the coding sequence ATGAAAAAAGTATTATTTATAGACAGGGACGGCACTATCATCAAGGAAACAGTTGATGAACAAATAGATGCCTTTGATAAAATGATCTTTTATCCCAAAGCATTTACGTTTTTGGGTAAAATTGCCAAGGAGTTGGATTATGAATTGGTCATGATCACCAACCAAGACGGGTTGGGAACCGATATTTTTCCTGAGGACACCTTTTGGCCAGTGCACAATTTCATCCTAAACTCTTTTGAGAATGAAGGAGTGGTTTTTGACAAGGTGTTCTTGGATAGAACCTTTCCACATGAAAATGCCCCTACTAGAAAACCTGGTACCGGTTTACTGACGGAGTATTTTTCTGATGACTATGATTTGGCAAACTCCTTTGTGATAGGGGATAGATTAACTGATATGGAATTGGCAAAGAACCTAGGAGCCAAAGGAATCTTCATCAATGACAACACCAATTTAGGTACTGGGGAAATCACGGTTAAACATGAGGAACTCAATGATGTGATAGCCTTAGAGAATAACGACTGGGAAAAAATTTATGAGTTCTTAAAATTGAAGGACAGGGTTTTTGAGATCAACAGGAAGACCAATGAAACGGATATCTTTATAAAATTGAATCTGGACGGGACTGGAAAAAGCAGTATAAAGACCGGACTCGACTTTTTTGACCATATGCTGGACCAGTTGGCGCGACACGGTCAAATGGACCTTGATATCAAGGTAAAAGGGGATTTGGAGGTAGATGAACACCACACCATAGAAGATACTGCGATAGCTTTGGGGGAGGTATTCCATAAGGCCTTGGGAAATAAGCTGGGGATAGAAAGATATGGGTTCTGTTTACCGATGGATGATTGTTTGGCCCAAGTTGCCATTGATTTTGGCGGCCGTAACTGGTTGGTATGGGAAACAGAGTTCAGGCGTGAAATGATTGGAAAAATGCCAACTGAAATGTTCTTTCATTTCTTTAAATCTTTTACCGATGGGGCGAAAGCCAATTTGAACATCAAAGCAGAGGGAACCAATGAGCACCATAAAATTGAGGCCATTTTTAAGGCCTTCGCAAAAGCTATAAAAATGGCTGTGAAGCGCGATGTGGAAAAAATGGTTTTGCCTAGCACCAAAGGGGTACTGTAA
- the hisC gene encoding histidinol-phosphate transaminase, whose translation MKIEFNINNLVRENVKGLSPYSSARDEYVSDGSQMVFLDANENPYENGVNRYPDPQQRGLKAVLASQKGVEVSQILLGNGSDEVLDLLFRAFCEPKEDNIISLPPTYGMYKVLSNINNIENREVLLTDEFQPNVAEILKAKDQRSKLLFVCSPNNPTGNGISSAHIHELLTKFNGLVVIDEAYIDFSKDASWIGELSQYPNLVVTQTLSKAYGLAGIRLGICYASSEIIAVLNKIKPPYNVNELTQQRALKRLQDIDKVQEEVTNILKERSALEAVLSDMSFVDTIYPTDANFILAKVDDATKRYNQLLEAGIVIRNRTTQPLCLNTLRFTVGTAAENKKLIEQLKELDNQ comes from the coding sequence ATGAAAATAGAATTTAATATAAATAATCTGGTTAGGGAGAACGTAAAGGGACTCAGTCCATACTCCTCTGCGAGGGATGAGTATGTTTCCGATGGATCTCAGATGGTTTTCTTGGATGCCAACGAAAATCCATATGAAAATGGGGTCAACAGATATCCAGATCCCCAACAGCGGGGCCTAAAGGCTGTGTTAGCTTCCCAGAAAGGTGTTGAAGTATCACAGATCCTTCTTGGAAATGGGAGTGATGAAGTGCTGGATTTACTATTTAGGGCCTTTTGTGAGCCAAAGGAGGACAATATTATTTCATTACCTCCAACATATGGGATGTACAAAGTGCTTTCCAACATCAATAACATAGAAAATAGGGAGGTCTTGTTGACAGATGAATTCCAGCCAAACGTGGCAGAGATCCTCAAGGCAAAGGACCAAAGGAGTAAGCTATTATTTGTTTGTTCCCCTAATAACCCTACTGGAAATGGTATCTCAAGTGCCCATATCCATGAATTATTGACTAAATTTAATGGTCTGGTCGTTATTGATGAAGCTTATATAGATTTCTCTAAGGATGCCAGTTGGATTGGCGAATTATCCCAATACCCTAACTTGGTGGTTACCCAAACCCTTTCTAAAGCTTATGGCCTTGCGGGAATCCGACTAGGGATCTGTTACGCGTCGTCAGAAATAATTGCGGTGCTCAATAAGATCAAGCCACCGTATAATGTCAATGAACTGACCCAACAGCGAGCCCTAAAAAGACTTCAGGATATTGATAAGGTACAAGAGGAAGTAACGAATATCCTAAAGGAGAGAAGCGCATTGGAAGCGGTACTGTCAGACATGAGTTTTGTAGATACCATATATCCTACCGATGCTAATTTTATTTTGGCCAAAGTAGATGACGCTACCAAAAGATACAATCAATTATTGGAGGCTGGTATTGTGATCAGAAATAGGACAACACAACCTCTATGTTTAAATACCTTAAGGTTTACGGTAGGGACTGCAGCGGAAAATAAAAAATTAATAGAACAATTAAAGGAATTAGATAACCAATAA
- the hisD gene encoding histidinol dehydrogenase: MNKIYNPERKDWAALLKRPTQEVDQIEDIVNKIFTEVKTNGDQVLRRYTQQFDGVDQEDNKVTEIELEEGLSLVSEELKKAILQAKSNIEVFHKAQITSKIEVETTEGVACWQEKRPIQKVGLYIPGGTAPLFSTILMLAVPAAIAGCGEVVLCTPPNKEGKIDPAILYTASLCGVTQIFKVGGIQAIAGMTFGTETMPKVYKIFGPGNQYVTVAKQIATKFGVAIDMPAGPSELLVMADDSANAAFVASDLLSQAEHGVDSQVILVSTSKQLIEAVEKEVEVQIEALPRKEIAVQAIANSKLIYVDEEQTAIDLINEYGPEHYILCVENEAFFLDNTFNAGSVFIGNYTPESAGDYASGTNHTLPTNGYAKQYSGVNLDSFMKSMTFQKISDKGIQAIGRTIEVMAEAEGLQAHKNAVTLRLKSLKNN; this comes from the coding sequence ATGAACAAAATATATAATCCGGAAAGAAAGGACTGGGCAGCTCTTTTAAAGAGGCCGACACAAGAGGTTGATCAAATTGAAGATATTGTCAATAAGATTTTCACAGAGGTTAAGACAAATGGTGATCAGGTGTTAAGAAGGTATACCCAACAATTTGATGGGGTCGATCAAGAGGATAACAAAGTCACTGAAATAGAATTGGAAGAAGGGTTATCCTTAGTTTCAGAAGAACTTAAAAAGGCCATCCTTCAGGCAAAAAGCAACATTGAAGTTTTCCATAAGGCCCAAATAACTTCTAAAATAGAGGTGGAAACCACCGAGGGAGTGGCGTGTTGGCAGGAGAAAAGACCAATACAAAAGGTAGGGCTCTATATTCCTGGTGGGACCGCACCTTTGTTTTCAACAATTTTAATGTTGGCGGTTCCTGCTGCCATTGCTGGTTGTGGGGAAGTTGTTTTATGTACGCCTCCCAACAAGGAGGGAAAAATTGATCCAGCGATATTATATACGGCCAGTCTTTGTGGGGTAACCCAAATTTTCAAGGTAGGTGGTATCCAGGCAATTGCCGGAATGACCTTTGGTACGGAAACCATGCCCAAAGTGTATAAGATCTTTGGACCGGGAAACCAATATGTGACCGTTGCCAAGCAAATAGCCACTAAATTTGGAGTGGCCATTGACATGCCTGCAGGACCCAGTGAATTATTGGTCATGGCCGATGATTCCGCGAATGCGGCATTTGTAGCCTCGGACTTATTGAGTCAGGCCGAGCACGGTGTGGACAGTCAGGTTATTCTCGTTTCCACGTCCAAGCAACTAATAGAAGCCGTGGAAAAAGAGGTAGAAGTTCAAATTGAAGCACTCCCCAGAAAGGAGATAGCAGTGCAGGCTATCGCCAATAGTAAGCTGATTTATGTTGACGAAGAGCAGACCGCTATTGACCTTATCAATGAGTATGGACCTGAGCATTACATCCTTTGTGTGGAGAATGAAGCTTTCTTTTTGGATAATACCTTCAATGCAGGATCGGTATTTATTGGCAATTATACCCCGGAAAGTGCTGGGGATTATGCATCAGGTACCAACCATACCTTGCCTACAAATGGGTATGCCAAACAATACAGTGGGGTAAACCTGGATAGTTTTATGAAAAGTATGACCTTCCAAAAGATTTCTGATAAAGGGATACAGGCAATTGGAAGGACCATAGAGGTTATGGCAGAAGCGGAAGGGTTACAGGCGCATAAGAATGCCGTTACCCTTAGACTAAAAAGTTTAAAAAATAATTAA
- the hisG gene encoding ATP phosphoribosyltransferase yields the protein MKKIKIAIQKSGRLNEDSLQILKDCGISIDNGKDQLKASSRNFPLEVFYLRNGDIPQYLRDGVVDIAIIGENVLIEKGQDIIVAEKLGFSKCKVSLAVPKSVKYQSVKDFEGKRIATSYPNTVESYLKEKGVKAELHIISGSVEIAPNIGLADAICDIVSSGSTLFKNNLKEVEIMLHSEAVLAVSPEISKESTLLLEKLRFRIQSVLRARQSKYVLLNAPNEKLQEIIALLPGMRSPTVLPLAEEGWSSVHTVINKDKFWEVIQELKEAGAEGILVCPIEKMVL from the coding sequence ATGAAAAAAATTAAAATTGCTATTCAAAAAAGTGGACGCCTAAATGAAGATTCCCTACAGATCTTAAAGGATTGTGGTATCTCCATAGATAATGGGAAAGATCAGCTCAAGGCCTCCTCAAGAAATTTCCCCTTAGAAGTGTTTTATCTTAGAAACGGTGACATCCCACAGTATTTAAGGGATGGAGTAGTGGACATTGCCATTATAGGCGAGAATGTATTAATAGAGAAAGGGCAGGACATAATAGTGGCTGAAAAACTTGGTTTTTCTAAGTGTAAGGTTTCCCTTGCTGTACCAAAATCGGTCAAATACCAATCTGTAAAGGATTTTGAAGGCAAAAGAATTGCTACCTCCTATCCAAATACCGTTGAGAGTTATTTAAAGGAAAAAGGGGTTAAGGCAGAGTTGCACATTATCAGCGGATCGGTTGAAATTGCACCTAATATTGGCCTTGCCGATGCCATTTGTGACATAGTATCCAGCGGGAGTACCCTTTTCAAAAATAATCTCAAGGAAGTTGAGATAATGTTGCACAGTGAGGCTGTTTTGGCAGTTTCTCCAGAGATTTCTAAGGAAAGTACCCTGCTCTTGGAAAAACTACGTTTTAGAATTCAATCGGTTTTAAGAGCCCGTCAATCGAAGTATGTGCTCTTGAATGCCCCAAATGAAAAACTGCAGGAAATCATTGCCCTATTGCCGGGAATGAGGAGTCCAACAGTCTTGCCATTGGCAGAGGAAGGATGGAGCTCCGTGCACACCGTTATCAATAAAGACAAGTTCTGGGAAGTGATCCAGGAATTAAAGGAGGCAGGAGCTGAAGGAATATTAGTTTGTCCAATAGAAAAAATGGTCCTGTAA
- a CDS encoding prohibitin family protein, with product MDKLPKIALPAIFIIILLVILITKSAVTIGSGKAGVLYETFGGGVVTDEPAMGEGFHIVAPWNKVFIYEVRQQEVFEKMNVLSSNGLDIKLDASAWFEPKREFLGKLHQEKGEEYIQRVLLPTIRSAARSVVGRYTPEQLYSSKRDAIQAEIYEETKKIVDGQYIQLNEVLVRDVTLPPTIKEAIERKLKQEQESLEYEFRLVTAQKEAEKVIIEAQGKAESNRILSASLNDKILQDKGIEATIKLAESPNSKVIVIGSGDSGLPIILGNQ from the coding sequence ATGGACAAATTACCTAAGATTGCATTACCTGCAATATTTATTATTATTTTATTGGTTATTCTAATCACCAAATCGGCTGTTACCATTGGATCTGGTAAGGCAGGCGTTTTATATGAAACTTTTGGGGGAGGTGTTGTTACCGATGAGCCTGCAATGGGCGAAGGTTTTCATATAGTGGCCCCTTGGAACAAAGTCTTCATTTACGAAGTAAGACAACAAGAAGTGTTCGAAAAAATGAATGTGCTATCCTCTAATGGATTGGATATTAAATTAGATGCTTCCGCTTGGTTTGAACCTAAAAGAGAATTCTTGGGAAAATTGCACCAAGAAAAAGGAGAGGAATACATTCAGCGTGTACTATTGCCAACAATAAGATCTGCTGCCAGAAGTGTTGTAGGACGTTATACCCCAGAACAATTATATTCTAGTAAAAGGGACGCCATACAGGCAGAAATTTATGAGGAAACCAAAAAAATTGTTGACGGTCAGTACATACAACTCAATGAGGTACTGGTTCGCGATGTGACCTTACCACCAACTATAAAGGAGGCTATTGAGCGCAAGTTGAAGCAAGAACAAGAATCTTTGGAATATGAATTTAGATTGGTGACCGCTCAAAAAGAGGCTGAAAAAGTAATAATAGAAGCCCAAGGTAAGGCAGAGTCGAACCGTATTTTGAGTGCTTCGTTGAATGATAAAATTCTTCAGGACAAAGGGATAGAAGCGACTATTAAATTAGCGGAATCCCCAAATAGCAAAGTAATTGTTATTGGTTCTGGCGATAGTGGGTTGCCCATAATTTTAGGTAATCAGTAG
- the fabG gene encoding 3-oxoacyl-[acyl-carrier-protein] reductase yields MKLLEGKNVIITGASRGIGMGIAKVFADHGANVAFTYSSSEAPALELEKELTAKGIKAKAYKSNAASYEDSEKLVGKILEDFDSIDVLINNAGITKDNLLMRMSEEDFDAVIEINLKSVFNMTKAVQRTMLKQRKGSIINMSSVVGVKGNAGQTNYAASKAGMIGFTKSVALELGSRNIRCNAIAPGFIETEMTDKLDAKVVQGWRDGIPLKRGGSPDDVANACLFFASDLSAYVTGQVLNVDGGMLT; encoded by the coding sequence ATGAAGCTTCTAGAAGGAAAAAATGTTATTATTACTGGTGCCAGTAGGGGTATAGGTATGGGGATAGCCAAGGTTTTTGCGGATCACGGTGCCAATGTAGCCTTTACCTATAGTTCCAGTGAGGCACCTGCCCTTGAATTGGAAAAAGAATTAACGGCTAAAGGCATTAAGGCTAAAGCATACAAAAGTAATGCCGCCAGTTATGAGGACTCAGAAAAATTGGTTGGCAAAATACTGGAAGATTTTGACAGTATAGATGTCTTGATCAACAATGCTGGTATTACAAAGGATAATTTGCTGATGCGTATGTCCGAAGAAGATTTTGATGCTGTTATAGAGATCAATTTAAAATCGGTTTTCAACATGACCAAGGCTGTACAGCGTACTATGTTGAAGCAGCGCAAAGGTTCTATAATTAATATGAGTAGTGTTGTTGGGGTAAAAGGGAATGCAGGACAGACCAATTATGCGGCCTCTAAAGCAGGGATGATAGGTTTTACCAAATCTGTGGCTTTGGAACTTGGTTCCAGAAACATTCGTTGCAATGCTATTGCACCAGGATTTATAGAAACGGAAATGACAGATAAATTAGATGCCAAAGTAGTTCAGGGTTGGAGAGATGGCATTCCACTTAAGCGCGGTGGTTCTCCTGATGATGTTGCAAATGCTTGCTTGTTCTTTGCTTCAGACCTTTCTGCTTATGTAACAGGACAAGTTTTAAATGTTGATGGTGGAATGTTGACATAA
- the sucD gene encoding succinate--CoA ligase subunit alpha, which yields MSVLVNKDSKIIVQGFTGSEGTFHAEQMIEYGTNVVGGVTPGKGGQEHLGRPVFNTVEEAVEKVGADTTIIFVPPAFAADAIMEAAEAGIKVIITITEGIPVADMVKVYDYIKGKDCRLIGPNCPGVITPGEAKVGIMPGFVFKKGNIGIVSKSGTLTYEAADQVVRQGLGITTAIGIGGDPIIGTTTKEAVELLINDPETQCVVMIGEIGGQLEADAAHWYKASGSKKPIVGFIAGETAPAGRTMGHAGAIVGGSDDTAQAKKRIMRECGIHVVDSPAEIGLKVKEVVG from the coding sequence ATGAGCGTTTTAGTTAATAAGGACTCGAAAATTATTGTACAAGGTTTTACAGGTAGTGAAGGTACTTTTCACGCCGAACAAATGATCGAATACGGAACCAACGTAGTTGGAGGTGTTACTCCAGGTAAAGGAGGTCAGGAGCATTTGGGAAGACCTGTTTTCAACACTGTAGAGGAAGCTGTAGAGAAAGTAGGAGCGGATACAACTATTATCTTTGTGCCACCCGCATTTGCAGCAGATGCCATTATGGAAGCAGCCGAAGCAGGAATAAAAGTTATTATTACTATTACCGAAGGTATTCCTGTAGCTGATATGGTGAAGGTTTACGACTATATAAAAGGTAAAGATTGCAGACTGATAGGTCCTAACTGTCCAGGAGTAATTACCCCAGGGGAGGCAAAAGTAGGTATTATGCCAGGTTTTGTCTTTAAGAAAGGAAATATTGGAATCGTTTCAAAATCAGGAACATTAACATACGAAGCTGCTGACCAGGTAGTGCGTCAAGGATTGGGGATAACTACCGCCATTGGAATTGGTGGAGATCCAATTATTGGTACTACAACAAAAGAAGCTGTTGAATTGTTGATCAACGATCCAGAAACACAGTGTGTGGTTATGATTGGAGAGATTGGTGGTCAATTGGAAGCTGATGCTGCCCATTGGTACAAAGCCAGTGGTAGTAAAAAGCCAATCGTAGGTTTTATCGCAGGTGAAACTGCTCCGGCAGGAAGAACGATGGGCCATGCAGGTGCTATTGTTGGTGGTAGCGATGATACAGCTCAGGCCAAAAAACGTATTATGAGGGAATGTGGAATCCACGTAGTAGATTCTCCAGCAGAAATTGGTTTAAAAGTAAAAGAAGTAGTAGGCTAA